In Mustelus asterias chromosome 16, sMusAst1.hap1.1, whole genome shotgun sequence, one DNA window encodes the following:
- the LOC144505063 gene encoding interferon regulatory factor 1-like isoform X2, translating to MPVARMRMRPWLELQIDSNAIPGLLWINKEKKMFQIPWKHAARHGWSMETDASLFRNWAIHTGRFRQGIDSPEPKTWKANFRCAMNSLPDIEEVKDRSVNKGSSAVRVYRMLPPLDRSKQKENKSRSSRDSKSKSRKREIKSKVKLEVQECDVPKLPIDHTTYTAPEQCAPQEMVVDSTVNIGEFSPSESCSAADQLADWTMNRIVGEPEDQVVSTCELYPFQVSPMPSPTATSAADSFLTIDDVAEMSNEMIQEPSQWEHSNIEGKGYLSNVMGTMPLTCFESDAKSNEQGTISHLTLQDCGWLNSAGEFEFRLHTDFRGADLLSWLESANHPTGSLVSCT from the exons ATGCCTGTGGCAAGAATGCGCATGAGACCCTGGCTGGAATTACAGATAGATTCTAATGCAATtcctggattgctttggattaaTAAG GAAAAGAAGATGTTCCAGATTCCGTGGAAACATGCTGCCCGACATGGATGGAGCATGGAAACAGATGCCAGTCTTTTCAGAAATTGGGCTATCCATACAG GGAGGTTCAGACAAGGAATAGATTCACCAGAGCCTAAAACGTGGAAAGCCAATTTCCGTTGTGCCATGAATTCACTGCCTGACATCGAAGAAGTGAAGGATAGGAGTGTCAATAAAGGCTCCAGTGCTGTTCGAGTGTACAGAATGCTACCACCCCTTGACAGATCAAAGCAAAAAG AAAATAAGTCTAGGTCATCCAGAGATTCAAAAAGCAAGAGTAGGAAAAGG GAGATTAAGTCAAAGGTCAAACTCGAAGTGCAAGAATGTGATGTACCTAAACTACCAATTGATCACACCACATACACTGCACCAGAACAATGTGCTCCACAGGAAATGGTGGTTGACAGCACAGTGAATATAGGAG AATTCTCTCCATCGGAGTCGTGCTCAGCGGCAGACCAACTGGCTGACTGGACTATGAATAGAATAGTAGGCGAACCTGAAGATCAGGTTGTCAGCACATGCGAGCTGTACCCATTTCAGGTCTCTCCAATGCCCTCTCCTACAG CAACCAGTGCAGCAGACAGCTTCCTCACAATAGATGACGTTGCTGAG ATGTCTAATGAAATGATTCAGGAACCCAGTCAGTGGGAGCATAGTAACATTGAAGGGAAAGGTTATCTCAGCAACGTAATGGGAACTATGCCACTAACTTGTTTCGAGAGTGACGCCAAGTCCAATGAGCAAGGAACGATATCACACTTGACATTACAGGATTGCGGTTGGCTAAATTCAGCAG GTGAATTTGAATTCAGATTACACACAGACTTCAGAGGAGCAGATCTTCTGAGCTGGCTTGAATCAGCAAATCATCCAACTGGATCTCTGGTCAGTTGCACTTGA
- the LOC144505063 gene encoding interferon regulatory factor 1-like isoform X1: MPVARMRMRPWLELQIDSNAIPGLLWINKASKMFQIPWKHAARHGWSMETDASLFRNWAIHTGRFRQGIDSPEPKTWKANFRCAMNSLPDIEEVKDRSVNKGSSAVRVYRMLPPLDRSKQKENKSRSSRDSKSKSRKREIKSKVKLEVQECDVPKLPIDHTTYTAPEQCAPQEMVVDSTVNIGEFSPSESCSAADQLADWTMNRIVGEPEDQVVSTCELYPFQVSPMPSPTATSAADSFLTIDDVAEMSNEMIQEPSQWEHSNIEGKGYLSNVMGTMPLTCFESDAKSNEQGTISHLTLQDCGWLNSAGEFEFRLHTDFRGADLLSWLESANHPTGSLVSCT, encoded by the exons ATGCCTGTGGCAAGAATGCGCATGAGACCCTGGCTGGAATTACAGATAGATTCTAATGCAATtcctggattgctttggattaaTAAGGCAAGT AAGATGTTCCAGATTCCGTGGAAACATGCTGCCCGACATGGATGGAGCATGGAAACAGATGCCAGTCTTTTCAGAAATTGGGCTATCCATACAG GGAGGTTCAGACAAGGAATAGATTCACCAGAGCCTAAAACGTGGAAAGCCAATTTCCGTTGTGCCATGAATTCACTGCCTGACATCGAAGAAGTGAAGGATAGGAGTGTCAATAAAGGCTCCAGTGCTGTTCGAGTGTACAGAATGCTACCACCCCTTGACAGATCAAAGCAAAAAG AAAATAAGTCTAGGTCATCCAGAGATTCAAAAAGCAAGAGTAGGAAAAGG GAGATTAAGTCAAAGGTCAAACTCGAAGTGCAAGAATGTGATGTACCTAAACTACCAATTGATCACACCACATACACTGCACCAGAACAATGTGCTCCACAGGAAATGGTGGTTGACAGCACAGTGAATATAGGAG AATTCTCTCCATCGGAGTCGTGCTCAGCGGCAGACCAACTGGCTGACTGGACTATGAATAGAATAGTAGGCGAACCTGAAGATCAGGTTGTCAGCACATGCGAGCTGTACCCATTTCAGGTCTCTCCAATGCCCTCTCCTACAG CAACCAGTGCAGCAGACAGCTTCCTCACAATAGATGACGTTGCTGAG ATGTCTAATGAAATGATTCAGGAACCCAGTCAGTGGGAGCATAGTAACATTGAAGGGAAAGGTTATCTCAGCAACGTAATGGGAACTATGCCACTAACTTGTTTCGAGAGTGACGCCAAGTCCAATGAGCAAGGAACGATATCACACTTGACATTACAGGATTGCGGTTGGCTAAATTCAGCAG GTGAATTTGAATTCAGATTACACACAGACTTCAGAGGAGCAGATCTTCTGAGCTGGCTTGAATCAGCAAATCATCCAACTGGATCTCTGGTCAGTTGCACTTGA